A stretch of Halococcus saccharolyticus DSM 5350 DNA encodes these proteins:
- a CDS encoding phosphoribosyltransferase, producing MSELPDEFTCTVTNWEYIYGRCRAVADQIKRSGFEPEVVVALARGGWFAGRCLCDFLGLDDLTSLKMEHYVGTAAKSGEPEIRYPMPEGSVEGKDVLIIDDIADTGGSIEHAHEYVLDRDPGDVRTATLQLLGTSEFEPDYVGERLDEWAWIVYPWNFIEDMIDLVSGVMERADRETVSTEAIRDLLADHHDLDRIGMEVAQPNRMGEVLAEMHRRSVIEPTDTDEWRLVD from the coding sequence ATGTCCGAACTGCCGGACGAGTTCACCTGCACCGTCACCAACTGGGAGTACATCTACGGTCGGTGCCGGGCGGTCGCCGACCAGATCAAGCGCTCGGGGTTCGAACCGGAGGTGGTCGTCGCGCTTGCCCGTGGAGGCTGGTTCGCAGGCCGCTGTCTGTGTGATTTCCTCGGGCTCGACGACCTCACCAGTCTGAAGATGGAACACTACGTCGGCACCGCCGCCAAAAGTGGCGAGCCCGAGATCAGATACCCGATGCCGGAGGGATCGGTCGAGGGCAAGGACGTGCTCATCATCGACGACATCGCCGACACCGGCGGGTCGATCGAACACGCCCACGAGTACGTCCTCGACCGCGATCCCGGAGATGTGCGCACTGCAACCCTTCAGCTCCTCGGCACGAGCGAGTTCGAACCCGACTACGTCGGCGAGCGTCTCGACGAGTGGGCGTGGATCGTCTACCCGTGGAACTTCATCGAGGACATGATCGATCTCGTGAGCGGCGTCATGGAGCGGGCCGACCGCGAGACGGTCTCGACCGAGGCGATCCGCGACCTCCTCGCCGACCACCACGATCTCGATCGGATCGGGATGGAGGTCGCCCAACCGAATCGGATGGGCGAAGTGCTGGCGGAGATGCACCGGCGGAGCGTGATCGAACCAACCGACACCGACGAGTGGCGGCTGGTCGACTGA
- a CDS encoding prenyltransferase — MTEATVTTDENTAFSEFRVQLWGLWKMSRPAQLLLVLVVYTLGAKIALSSGAALDIARLAFGATALLAVAASVHYANEYADHETDALTDRTPFSGGSGALVKTGLPRSLALRAGIVALAVGTIVVLVGLVLDVLSQPALALIAVIAAFGWQYSVGPLRLAWRGWGELDNAVLGGLVLPAYGAAVLDGPVWRTLLACVPFFLLVFANLLATQWPDRRADAAVGKRTLVTRWSPRRLKLLYVGSVGLAFGSLPVLAGGALPAVVAAASLVVLPVSVWGAVGYTERQVPFPSVAAMVALVVVQLLAWCV; from the coding sequence ATGACGGAGGCCACGGTGACGACCGACGAGAACACCGCGTTTTCGGAGTTCCGGGTACAGCTCTGGGGGCTGTGGAAAATGAGCCGTCCCGCACAGCTCCTTCTGGTGCTCGTCGTCTACACGCTCGGCGCGAAGATCGCGCTGTCGAGCGGGGCAGCCCTCGACATTGCAAGGCTTGCGTTCGGAGCCACGGCACTGCTCGCTGTTGCCGCGAGCGTCCACTACGCCAACGAGTACGCCGATCACGAGACCGACGCGCTGACCGATCGTACACCGTTTTCGGGCGGGAGCGGCGCGCTCGTGAAGACGGGGCTTCCCCGAAGCCTCGCGCTCCGCGCCGGGATCGTCGCGCTCGCCGTCGGGACGATCGTCGTGCTCGTCGGGCTCGTCCTTGACGTCCTCTCCCAGCCTGCGCTCGCGCTGATCGCGGTCATCGCCGCGTTCGGCTGGCAGTACTCGGTCGGCCCGCTGCGGCTCGCGTGGCGGGGCTGGGGCGAACTCGACAACGCCGTGCTTGGCGGCCTCGTCCTCCCGGCGTACGGCGCGGCCGTCCTCGACGGCCCGGTTTGGCGAACGTTGCTCGCCTGTGTTCCCTTCTTCCTACTCGTGTTCGCCAACCTCCTGGCGACCCAGTGGCCCGACCGCCGGGCCGACGCCGCCGTCGGGAAGCGAACGCTCGTGACACGGTGGTCGCCGCGACGGCTCAAACTGTTGTACGTCGGGTCAGTCGGCCTCGCGTTCGGATCCCTTCCCGTGCTGGCGGGCGGTGCGCTTCCTGCTGTGGTCGCGGCGGCGAGCTTAGTCGTCCTGCCGGTGTCGGTGTGGGGAGCAGTGGGCTACACCGAGCGCCAAGTGCCGTTCCCGAGCGTCGCCGCGATGGTGGCGCTCGTCGTCGTCCAGCTACTCGCGTGGTGTGTCTGA
- a CDS encoding DUF7344 domain-containing protein — MLDTDDIFDVLAARRRRYVLYTLLEVEGGLGLRDLAGVIAAAETGRPIASVAGACREVVTDLARTHLPALDREGLVEYDTKREYASLADGHERAMSYLDLASRYERPPTVASPDGA; from the coding sequence ATGCTCGATACCGACGACATCTTCGACGTTCTCGCCGCCCGTCGTCGACGATACGTGCTCTACACCCTGCTCGAGGTCGAGGGCGGACTCGGGCTCCGTGACCTCGCCGGGGTGATCGCGGCCGCCGAGACGGGGCGGCCGATCGCATCGGTGGCCGGTGCGTGTCGCGAAGTCGTTACTGATCTCGCTCGTACGCACCTGCCGGCACTCGACCGGGAAGGACTCGTCGAGTACGACACGAAGCGGGAGTACGCCAGTCTCGCCGACGGTCACGAGCGAGCGATGTCGTATCTCGATCTCGCCAGCCGATACGAGCGCCCGCCGACCGTCGCCAGCCCGGACGGCGCATAG